A region from the Acyrthosiphon pisum isolate AL4f chromosome A1, pea_aphid_22Mar2018_4r6ur, whole genome shotgun sequence genome encodes:
- the LOC107884099 gene encoding uncharacterized protein LOC107884099, producing the protein MSKRTLNLLSRVTTSKTNLKYSVKRKLDFNGLPQQEIQEWVNVSQNHTNNNELEVYNKLSTQEPKDNIIHLNGNDFEIITEDEYVYNNNCSLNEPEKLVYEYNNHEKFHAFVSKAVSGEDRFEEYYNHSDDISIIPGTPEETSLLLINNDIPGTPEDTLLCINNEIPSTPEDTLLLTNNEQEANPIIGRKARVSIKGETVQYRNYIKTNRNSGNKYCTNKGKTVESRCSKELPNCRAKCNSKIDDELREKLFATYWSMKNHNRRTSYISGLVTFHDTKVNRKRRLTPEKQKNRNITMNYFIPNNNKLLVQVCKGCFLKIFGETTKFLRNICNKKLKSIANNVTPDKRGHTEPKNKRTPEDIQAVKDHIKKLPTYESHYCRKVTSKKYLNPYFTLQAAYNEYTKTVPTPVCRSIYEKHFKLSGLKVKNPKKDTCAQCDRIKMQLSNSGCSSEKRNELNIEKKHHQDDAEEAYSSKRIDSSTSTNNKCVLSFDLQQCLPTPLLESSVAFYKRQLWTYNLTVHNINTSTASCFIWSEPIAKRGGNDIGSCVFNYLKCLSPEINHIVMYSDCCSGQNKNSIIMAMVLWFMEHQDIVTIIDHKFLVPGHTRMECDSDHARIEKGRKRYPLPINHPYDWTQMIRWVGREKFDVIDMKQSNFYDFNSLLKTKYKKNKKNTNGEKFVFHDVKWMRYVKDQKNTVLYKTSLKDEAEFFELDLTRKNSDVSSLPLAYDEELPITVEKKKDLISLLPLIPDVFHEFYKNLKTKKNLSDPVLSDDE; encoded by the exons ATGTCTAAAAGAACACTAAATTTATTGTCTCGTGTTACAA CTTCAAAAACTAATCTGAAATACTCTGTAAAAAGGAAACTAGATTTTAATGGTCTTCCACAGCAGGAAATCCAG GAATGGGTGAATGTCTCACAgaatcatacaaataataatgagttagaagtatataataaatta TCAACTCAGGAACCAAAagataacattatacatttgaatggtaatgattttgaaattataactgAAGAtgaatatgtgtataataataattgttcactaAATGAGCCTGAAAAGCTagtatatgagtataataatcaTGAGAAATTTCATGCATTTGTGTCCAAG GCTGTGAGTGGTGAAGACAGGTTTGAAGAGTATTATAATCATTCGGATGATATAAGTATTATTCCTGGCACCCCAGAAGAAACTTCCTTATTGCTGATCAACAATGATATTCCTGGAACTCCAGAAGATACATTATTGTGCATTAACAATGAAATTCCAAGCACCCCAGAAGACACTTTATTGTTGACTAACAATGAACAAGAGGCTAATCCGATTATTGGCAGGAAAGCCAGAGTTAGCATAAAAGGTGAGACTGTTCAGTATCGAAATTACATAAAGACAAACAGGAATTCTGGTAACAAATATTGCACTAATAAAGGTAAAACTGTTGAAAGTAGATGTTCAAAAGAACTACCAAACTGTAGAgcaaaatgtaattcaaaaattgacgATGAATTACGTGAGAAATTATTTGCTACATATTGGTCAATGAAAAACCACAATAGAAGAACTTCATATATTTCTGGATTAGTAACTTTTCACGACACAAAAGTAAACCGGAAACGTAGATTGACaccggaaaaacaaaaaaacaggaatataactatgaattattttattcctaataataataaactcttAGTTCAGGTTTGCAAGGGCTGCTTTCTAAAAATTTTTGGCGAAACTACTAAATTTCTGCGaaatatttgcaataaaaaattgaaatctattGCTAATAATGTGACACCTGATAAAAGGGGTCATACAGagccaaaaaataaaagaactCCTGAGGACATACAAGCTGTAAAAGATCATATTAAGAAACTCCCAACATATGAAAGTCATTATTGTCGAAAAGTTACCAGTAAAAAGTACTTAAATCCTTATTTTACACTCCAAGCTGCTTACAACGAATACACAAAAACTGTCCCAACTCCTGTCTGTAGAAGCatttatgaaaaacattttaaactatcaGGGTTGAAAGTGAAAAACCCAAAAAAAGATACATGTGCTCAATGTGACAGGATCAAAATGCAACTATCCAACAGTGGGTGCTCAAGTGAAAAAAGAAACGAAttgaacattgaaaaaaaacaccatCAGGATGATGCCGAAGAAGCATATTCTTCAAAAAGAATTGATTCTTCTACATCTACTAACAATAAATGTGTTTTATCATTTGATCTCCAGCAGTGCCTTCCAACTCCACTTTTAGAGTCTTCAGTTGCATTTTACAAGCGCCAGTTATGGACATATAATTTAactgttcataatataaatacttcaacAGCATCCTGTTTCATATGGAGTGAACCCATTGCAAAGAGGGGAGGGAATGATATTGGTtcttgtgtttttaattatttaaaatgtctctCACCAGAAATTAACCATATAGTCATGTATAGTGACTGTTGCTCTGGCCAAAACAAGAACAGTATTATAATGGCAATGGTTCTTTGGTTTATGGAGCATCAAGATATTGTCACTATAATTGATCACAAATTTTTAGTTCCGGGTCACACACGAATGGAGTGTGACTCGGATCATGCACGTATTGAAAAAGGCCGCAAACGATACCCTTTACCTATAAACCACCCTTATGATTGGACTCAAATGATTCGCTGGGTGGGGAGAGAAAAGTTTGATGTAATTGATATGAAGCAAagcaatttttatgattttaacagTTTGTTAAAAaccaagtacaaaaaaaataaaaaaaatacaaatggaGAAAAATTTGTATTCCATGATGTGAAATGGATGCGTTACGTTAAAGACCAAAAGAATACAGTTCTTTACAAGACATCACTAAAAGATGAAGCTGAATTTTTTGAACTAGATTTGACCCGTAAAAATAGTGATGTAAGTAGCTTACCTTTGGCCTATGACGAAGAACTACCAAttacagttgaaaaaaaaaaagatcttaTATCACTACTACCACTGATTCCAGATGTGTTCCatgagttttataaaaatttaaaaacaaagaaaaatttaagTGACCCAGTACTATCTGATGATGAGTAA